The following proteins are co-located in the Gordonia polyisoprenivorans genome:
- a CDS encoding thioesterase family protein, giving the protein MSPKLTELLDLTAMGGPVAAPTAPADQPSITYTTSIDPAFTIGPKVHGGTMQMIIARAASRAFDDLAPSSPDTSLHAADLVPVAIASDYLAAPDPAPVQVTATVRKRGRTVTLLHVDLAQNGRTMVSSSVTLARPDTGASRHSSPHVLDDLAPTPAADALHIRDSPMADIIHLGAALDTALDTHSFPAARGQTGDPVVRGWCRPKGAEPDADFAVLVCDISPPVVMNLAVFGWAPTVQLTTYIRREPAPGWLRFAATSLEVGPGMFEEDHLVVDSTGAVVAQSRQLALIPAG; this is encoded by the coding sequence ATGAGCCCGAAGCTGACCGAATTGCTCGACCTCACCGCGATGGGCGGTCCGGTCGCGGCGCCGACGGCACCGGCGGACCAACCGTCGATCACCTACACCACCTCGATCGATCCGGCGTTCACCATCGGCCCCAAGGTGCACGGCGGGACCATGCAGATGATCATCGCGCGGGCGGCCTCACGCGCCTTCGACGATCTCGCACCGAGTAGCCCGGACACCTCGCTGCACGCGGCCGACCTCGTGCCGGTCGCCATCGCCAGCGACTATCTCGCCGCGCCGGACCCGGCGCCGGTGCAGGTCACCGCAACCGTCCGCAAACGCGGACGCACCGTGACCCTGCTGCACGTCGATCTCGCCCAGAACGGCCGGACCATGGTGTCGTCGTCGGTGACGCTGGCCCGCCCGGACACCGGCGCCTCGCGACACTCGTCTCCGCACGTGCTCGACGACCTCGCCCCGACCCCGGCCGCCGACGCCCTCCACATCCGGGACTCGCCGATGGCCGACATCATCCATCTCGGGGCGGCGCTCGACACCGCTCTCGACACGCACAGTTTCCCGGCGGCCCGCGGGCAGACCGGCGATCCGGTGGTGCGCGGCTGGTGCCGTCCCAAGGGCGCCGAACCCGACGCGGACTTCGCGGTGCTGGTGTGCGACATCTCGCCGCCGGTCGTGATGAACCTCGCGGTGTTCGGCTGGGCGCCGACCGTGCAGCTGACCACCTACATCCGTCGCGAGCCGGCCCCGGGCTGGCTGCGATTCGCCGCGACGAGCCTGGAGGTGGGCCCCGGGATGTTCGAGGAGGACCACCTCGTGGTGGACTCGACGGGTGCGGTCGTGGCGCAGTCGCGCCAGCTCGCCCTGATCCCGGCCGGGTGA
- the proC gene encoding pyrroline-5-carboxylate reductase produces MTERIAIVGGGKIGEALLAGLIAAGKQAKNLVVVERVPERATEIADEYGVLVTDDVTTAVSSAQFVFLAVKPDDVEGVLRKLAAADDDAESERVTVTLAAGIPLARYEKMLQAGSPVVRVMPNTPMLVNEAMSAVAAGRHVDDEQLRAVVGLLESVGRVAVVPEKQMDAVTAISGSGPAYVFLMAEAMIDSAVSLGLTRAQATTLVVQTIRGAGVLLSDSGLSPVDLRAAVTSPGGTTAAAVRTLEMQGLRGAFYEATEAAAEASARAGRRADVEGS; encoded by the coding sequence GTGACCGAGCGCATCGCGATCGTCGGCGGCGGCAAGATCGGCGAGGCCCTGCTCGCCGGGCTGATCGCGGCCGGAAAACAAGCAAAGAACCTCGTCGTCGTCGAACGTGTCCCCGAGCGGGCCACCGAGATCGCCGACGAGTACGGGGTCCTCGTCACCGATGACGTCACCACCGCCGTCAGTTCGGCGCAGTTCGTCTTCCTGGCGGTCAAGCCGGACGATGTCGAGGGTGTGCTGCGCAAACTCGCCGCCGCCGACGACGACGCGGAGTCCGAACGCGTGACGGTGACCCTCGCCGCGGGCATTCCGCTCGCGCGATACGAGAAGATGTTGCAGGCGGGGTCGCCGGTCGTGCGGGTCATGCCCAACACCCCGATGCTGGTCAACGAGGCCATGTCGGCGGTCGCGGCCGGACGCCACGTCGACGACGAGCAACTGCGGGCGGTCGTCGGGCTCCTCGAGTCGGTGGGCCGCGTCGCGGTGGTGCCCGAGAAGCAGATGGATGCGGTCACCGCGATCTCCGGGTCCGGGCCCGCCTATGTCTTCCTGATGGCCGAGGCGATGATCGATTCCGCGGTCTCGTTGGGCCTGACTCGCGCACAGGCCACGACCCTGGTCGTGCAGACCATCCGTGGTGCCGGCGTACTGCTCAGCGACTCCGGGCTCTCCCCGGTGGATCTCCGCGCGGCGGTCACCTCGCCGGGCGGAACCACCGCCGCGGCGGTGCGGACACTGGAGATGCAGGGGTTGCGCGGGGCGTTCTACGAGGCGACCGAAGCGGCCGCCGAGGCCAGCGCGCGCGCTGGACGTCGAGCTGACGTTGAGGGTTCATAG
- a CDS encoding helix-turn-helix domain-containing protein, with the protein MAPAETPGDRSASVGNAASGSQFLTVAEVASLMRVSKMTVYRLVHNGELPAVRVGRSFRVHAKAVHDYLETSYFDAG; encoded by the coding sequence ATGGCACCTGCAGAGACTCCAGGAGACAGGTCGGCGTCGGTCGGCAACGCGGCTTCCGGGTCGCAGTTCCTGACCGTCGCCGAGGTCGCATCACTGATGCGGGTCTCGAAGATGACCGTCTACCGCCTGGTACACAACGGTGAGCTGCCTGCCGTACGCGTGGGCCGGTCGTTCCGTGTGCACGCCAAGGCTGTGCACGACTACCTGGAGACGTCCTACTTCGACGCCGGCTAG
- a CDS encoding 30S ribosomal protein bS22: MGSVIKKRRKRMSKKKHRKLLRRTRVQRRKLGK, from the coding sequence ATGGGTTCAGTGATCAAGAAGCGCCGCAAGCGCATGTCGAAGAAGAAGCACCGCAAGTTGCTGCGTCGTACCCGGGTGCAGCGTCGCAAACTCGGTAAGTGA
- a CDS encoding NAD-dependent epimerase/dehydratase family protein, with protein MTDATDPTPRTVLVTGASTFLGGYLVARLAANPEIRRVIAVDSRVPRKDLMRRMGRAEFLRLDIRRPAIAKAIANYDVDTVVHAATSIMDTAPHSAAIKEFNVVGAMQVCAACQRSPSVKRVILRSTAMVYGASASDPSHLSEEIPAKREPTRSYGRDLLDVEGYFRGLGRRRQDIEVTIMRLQAMLGPRINTRISSYLSLPVVPTVFGFQPRLQFLHEEDALAAMEHATLASRPGTFNVAGDGVVTLTQAVRRTGHLELPVPGRLLAPITGVLQDLRSAKLRSSQTEFLTYGRVLDTTRMRSELGFAPRYTTLETLDDYIARSGVTPVISADRWRGLERSVVRTALQLR; from the coding sequence ATGACCGACGCGACCGATCCGACGCCGCGGACCGTACTGGTCACCGGTGCCTCGACCTTCCTCGGTGGCTACCTGGTGGCCCGGCTCGCCGCCAACCCCGAGATCCGCCGGGTGATCGCCGTCGATTCGCGCGTGCCGCGCAAGGACCTGATGCGACGGATGGGTCGCGCGGAGTTCCTACGCCTCGACATCCGCAGGCCGGCGATCGCCAAGGCCATCGCCAACTACGACGTCGACACCGTCGTCCATGCCGCGACGTCGATCATGGACACCGCGCCGCACTCCGCCGCGATCAAGGAGTTCAACGTCGTCGGCGCCATGCAGGTGTGCGCGGCCTGTCAGCGCAGTCCGTCGGTGAAGCGTGTGATCCTGCGGTCCACGGCGATGGTCTACGGTGCGAGCGCGAGCGATCCGTCGCACTTATCCGAGGAGATCCCCGCCAAGCGTGAACCCACCCGCAGCTATGGCCGCGATCTGCTCGACGTCGAGGGCTACTTCCGCGGCCTCGGGCGCAGGCGCCAGGACATCGAGGTCACCATCATGCGGCTGCAGGCGATGCTGGGGCCGCGCATCAACACCCGGATCAGTTCGTATCTCTCGTTGCCGGTGGTGCCGACGGTGTTCGGGTTCCAGCCACGGCTGCAGTTCCTGCACGAGGAGGATGCGCTCGCGGCGATGGAACACGCGACTTTGGCGAGCCGGCCGGGCACGTTCAACGTCGCCGGCGACGGCGTGGTCACCCTGACGCAGGCGGTGCGGCGCACCGGGCATCTCGAACTGCCCGTGCCCGGGCGTCTGCTCGCACCGATCACCGGGGTGTTGCAGGATCTCCGGTCGGCCAAACTCCGTAGCTCGCAAACCGAGTTCCTCACCTACGGGCGGGTGCTCGACACCACCCGGATGCGATCGGAACTGGGATTCGCGCCGCGCTACACGACCCTGGAGACCCTCGATGACTACATCGCGCGCAGCGGGGTCACCCCGGTCATCAGCGCCGACCGGTGGCGCGGACTCGAACGCAGCGTCGTGCGGACCGCCCTGCAGTTGCGGTGA
- a CDS encoding lysophospholipid acyltransferase family protein, which yields MSKSRLWGESVAGGSVPDTRTAKVIQLYASSAPSSERQPGLDAGKGRHPSQQPGPVRPAEPARRDIPGHPNTDGFGREPASVTPISDEIAVDDSLGVEHGRVRPSPLFSLGGIRNAVADSLTATAGFIRERMTGDYEVDDFGFDPHFTESVWFPAIRQVYEKWFRVEVTGVENLPVDGGALLVANHAGSIPIDAIMTSLAVRDNHPTGRYLRILAADMAFDSPGVSEVARRIGATLACTADADRLLRQGELTAVWPEGYKGIGKLYKDRYKLQRFGRGGFVTTALRNAAPIVPVSIVGSEEIYPMISDLKPLARVLGLPYVPITPTFPWLGPLGLIPLPSKWHIHFGRPIETDSYDASSADDPMVVFDLTDHVREEIQQTLFRMLSRRGSVYFG from the coding sequence ATGTCGAAATCTAGGTTGTGGGGTGAGAGCGTGGCGGGTGGTTCGGTACCTGATACGCGCACCGCGAAGGTCATTCAGCTCTATGCGAGTTCGGCACCCTCGTCCGAGCGGCAGCCCGGTCTCGACGCCGGCAAGGGACGCCATCCCAGTCAGCAGCCGGGCCCGGTCCGTCCGGCCGAGCCGGCACGTCGTGACATTCCGGGTCATCCCAACACCGACGGTTTCGGTCGGGAGCCCGCGTCGGTGACACCCATCAGCGACGAGATCGCCGTGGACGACAGTCTCGGCGTCGAGCACGGGCGCGTGCGGCCCTCGCCGCTGTTCAGTCTCGGCGGCATCCGCAACGCCGTCGCCGATTCCCTCACCGCCACAGCGGGTTTCATCCGCGAACGGATGACCGGGGATTACGAGGTCGACGATTTCGGTTTCGATCCGCACTTCACCGAGTCGGTGTGGTTCCCCGCGATCCGGCAGGTCTACGAGAAGTGGTTCCGGGTCGAGGTCACCGGGGTGGAGAATCTGCCCGTCGACGGCGGGGCGCTGCTCGTGGCCAACCACGCCGGGTCGATCCCGATCGACGCGATCATGACCTCGCTGGCCGTTCGCGACAATCATCCGACCGGCCGGTATCTGCGAATCCTGGCCGCCGACATGGCATTCGATTCGCCGGGCGTCAGTGAGGTGGCACGCCGGATCGGTGCCACCCTGGCGTGCACCGCCGACGCCGACCGCCTGCTGCGCCAGGGCGAGCTCACCGCGGTGTGGCCGGAGGGATACAAGGGCATCGGCAAGCTCTACAAGGATCGCTACAAGTTGCAGCGGTTCGGCCGTGGGGGTTTCGTCACCACGGCGCTGCGCAATGCCGCGCCGATCGTCCCGGTGTCGATCGTCGGCTCCGAGGAGATCTACCCGATGATCAGCGACCTCAAGCCGCTCGCACGGGTGCTCGGGTTGCCCTATGTGCCGATCACACCGACGTTTCCGTGGCTCGGCCCGCTGGGCTTGATCCCGCTGCCGTCCAAGTGGCACATCCATTTCGGTCGGCCCATCGAGACCGACAGCTACGACGCCTCCTCCGCCGACGACCCGATGGTGGTCTTCGACCTCACCGACCACGTTCGCGAAGAGATCCAGCAGACGCTGTTCCGTATGCTCTCGCGGCGCGGCAGCGTCTACTTCGGCTGA
- a CDS encoding DUF6325 family protein encodes MSFDAELGPLNYVVVTFESLPLPAAGFTSLAGLADAGRIRILDVEFVRRAADGAVAVIDAAEAGMPDFTGATTGLIDADDVATAAQTLRPGGVAVVVVYEDLSIVEPVRRWEADGGIVVAEGPIVVDELLDALDATDTPDTLDATDSLEATEGK; translated from the coding sequence ATGTCCTTCGATGCGGAACTGGGTCCGCTCAACTACGTCGTCGTCACCTTCGAATCGCTTCCGCTTCCGGCCGCCGGATTCACCTCGCTCGCCGGTCTCGCCGACGCCGGGCGCATCCGAATCCTCGACGTGGAGTTCGTCCGGCGCGCCGCCGACGGTGCGGTTGCGGTGATCGATGCCGCCGAGGCCGGAATGCCCGACTTCACCGGTGCCACAACCGGACTCATCGATGCCGACGATGTCGCGACCGCGGCACAGACCCTGCGACCCGGGGGCGTGGCCGTGGTCGTCGTCTACGAGGACCTGTCCATCGTCGAGCCGGTGCGCCGCTGGGAGGCCGACGGCGGGATCGTCGTCGCCGAGGGGCCCATCGTCGTCGACGAACTCCTCGATGCCCTCGACGCCACCGATACCCCCGATACCCTCGACGCCACCGACTCACTCGAAGCCACCGAAGGGAAATGA
- a CDS encoding zinc-binding dehydrogenase, producing MRAVVCHQGQLSVQDVSAPEPGRGEVLLRVRRAGICGSDLHARLHGDETADVAAAVGYDAFMRSEQSVIMGHEFVGEVVAYGPKCRKKWEPGTAVVSLPMVRHGSDPHLTGLSEHAPGAYADFVIVSEDMTMEVPDNVSLDEAALTEPMAVAYHAVRRGEVGRRDVAVVIGCGPIGLAVILMLKATGVRTVIASDLSAGRRDLARQVGADVVIDPTVDSPWDAVVEKGRYMSRASDLFGAAFDGMRTLRRIPVVPWASVFHLADKLGATPKGPVVFECVGVPGMIEHVMTGAPLRSRIVVVGVCMESDAFRPAMGINKELELRFVFGYDPAEFHDTLQMIAGGDVDVTPLVTATIGLDGVAAAFDALGSAEHHAKVLIDPASEVVAL from the coding sequence ATGCGCGCCGTCGTCTGTCACCAGGGGCAATTGAGTGTGCAGGACGTGAGTGCACCCGAGCCGGGTCGGGGAGAGGTGTTGCTGCGGGTCCGCCGGGCGGGCATCTGCGGGTCGGATCTGCACGCCCGGTTGCACGGTGACGAGACCGCCGACGTGGCCGCCGCCGTCGGCTATGACGCGTTCATGCGGTCCGAACAATCGGTGATCATGGGCCACGAGTTCGTCGGCGAGGTCGTCGCCTACGGCCCCAAGTGCCGCAAGAAATGGGAGCCGGGCACCGCCGTGGTCTCGCTGCCGATGGTGCGCCACGGCTCGGATCCGCACCTGACGGGTCTGTCCGAACACGCCCCCGGCGCGTACGCCGACTTTGTCATCGTGTCCGAGGACATGACGATGGAGGTCCCCGACAACGTCTCTCTCGATGAGGCGGCCCTGACCGAACCGATGGCCGTCGCCTATCACGCGGTGCGCCGCGGTGAGGTTGGCCGTCGTGACGTCGCCGTCGTGATCGGTTGCGGCCCCATCGGATTGGCTGTGATCCTGATGCTCAAGGCCACCGGGGTGCGGACCGTCATCGCCAGCGATCTCTCGGCGGGCCGGCGCGATCTCGCGCGACAGGTCGGTGCCGACGTCGTCATCGACCCGACCGTGGACTCGCCGTGGGACGCCGTCGTCGAGAAGGGCCGGTACATGTCGCGGGCCTCGGATCTGTTCGGTGCCGCCTTCGACGGGATGCGCACGCTGCGCCGAATCCCGGTGGTGCCGTGGGCCTCGGTGTTTCATCTCGCCGACAAACTCGGGGCCACCCCGAAGGGGCCGGTCGTCTTCGAATGTGTCGGTGTGCCCGGCATGATCGAGCACGTGATGACCGGCGCGCCGCTGCGCTCGCGGATCGTGGTCGTCGGGGTCTGTATGGAATCCGACGCCTTCCGCCCGGCGATGGGCATCAACAAGGAACTCGAGCTGCGGTTCGTCTTCGGTTACGACCCGGCCGAGTTCCACGACACGTTGCAGATGATCGCCGGCGGTGACGTCGACGTCACCCCGCTCGTCACCGCCACCATCGGATTAGACGGTGTCGCAGCGGCTTTCGATGCCCTCGGCTCGGCCGAACATCACGCGAAGGTCCTCATCGACCCGGCCAGCGAGGTCGTCGCACTCTGA
- a CDS encoding HAD family hydrolase, whose amino-acid sequence MGVTADGDTNSTGDTNSTGDTNSNRDTNPTGLPGADTSPAEPSGDDWEAHADLVDGGVHAEDDDHGDDPDDHDADDESHRVTAWLTERASAAGGRFRQTAQELRQSLAGEASAKAAVDSLRARPPADDSPEAPRDLTAAAFFDVDNTLVQGASIVHFARGLAARKYFSYSDIVDFAWTQAKFRITGKENANDVAEGREKALSFIAGRPTSELVELGEEIYDEYIADKIWPGTKALAQRHLDAGQQVWLVTATPVELAQTIATRLGLTGALGTVAESHNGVFTGRLVGDILHGPGKAHAVRALAIREGLNLKRCTAYSDSHNDVPMLSLVGTAVAINPDADLRDVAKVRGWEMYDFRTARKAAKYGAGTALALGAASGGVAAVTRLWRRR is encoded by the coding sequence GTGGGTGTGACCGCTGACGGTGACACGAATTCAACCGGGGACACGAATTCCACCGGGGACACGAATTCCAACCGGGACACGAACCCCACCGGGCTGCCCGGTGCCGACACGAGTCCCGCGGAGCCGTCCGGCGACGATTGGGAGGCCCACGCCGACCTCGTCGACGGTGGTGTACACGCCGAGGACGATGATCACGGCGACGATCCCGACGACCACGACGCCGACGACGAAAGCCATCGGGTCACCGCGTGGCTCACCGAACGCGCCAGTGCCGCCGGTGGCCGCTTCCGGCAGACCGCACAGGAGTTGCGGCAGTCACTCGCCGGTGAGGCCAGCGCGAAGGCCGCCGTCGACTCACTGCGCGCACGCCCACCGGCCGACGACAGCCCGGAGGCACCGCGCGATCTCACCGCCGCCGCATTCTTCGACGTGGACAACACGCTGGTGCAGGGCGCCTCGATCGTGCATTTCGCGCGCGGCCTGGCGGCCCGAAAGTACTTCTCCTACAGTGACATCGTCGATTTCGCGTGGACCCAGGCGAAGTTCCGGATCACCGGCAAGGAGAACGCCAACGACGTCGCCGAGGGGCGCGAGAAGGCGTTGAGCTTCATCGCCGGACGCCCCACCTCCGAGCTCGTCGAACTCGGCGAGGAGATCTACGACGAGTACATCGCCGACAAGATCTGGCCGGGCACAAAGGCTTTGGCGCAACGCCACCTCGACGCCGGTCAGCAGGTGTGGCTGGTGACGGCCACACCCGTCGAACTCGCCCAGACCATCGCCACCCGACTCGGACTGACCGGCGCGCTCGGCACCGTCGCCGAGAGCCACAACGGGGTGTTCACCGGACGCCTCGTCGGCGACATCCTGCACGGCCCCGGCAAGGCGCATGCGGTGCGCGCGTTGGCCATTCGCGAGGGCCTGAACCTCAAGCGGTGCACCGCCTACTCCGACTCACACAACGATGTCCCGATGCTCTCGCTGGTGGGCACCGCGGTCGCCATCAATCCCGACGCCGATCTGCGTGACGTCGCCAAGGTTCGCGGCTGGGAGATGTACGACTTCCGCACCGCCCGCAAGGCCGCGAAGTACGGCGCCGGAACGGCGTTGGCCCTCGGGGCGGCGAGCGGCGGGGTGGCCGCGGTCACCCGGCTGTGGCGGCGGCGCTGA
- a CDS encoding glutaredoxin family protein: MTITLLSRDGCAACARAADDLARICTEEGADLEIVDVDAAAADGDVELRAEFGDRLPVILLDGEEHGYWEVDEPRLRADLARR; encoded by the coding sequence ATGACGATCACCCTGCTCAGCCGCGACGGGTGTGCGGCGTGTGCGCGCGCCGCCGACGATCTGGCGCGGATCTGCACGGAGGAGGGGGCCGATCTCGAGATCGTCGACGTCGATGCCGCCGCGGCGGACGGCGATGTCGAGTTGCGTGCCGAGTTCGGCGATCGGCTGCCGGTGATCCTGCTCGACGGGGAGGAACACGGGTATTGGGAGGTCGACGAGCCCCGGCTGCGTGCCGATCTCGCCCGACGCTGA
- a CDS encoding redox-sensing transcriptional repressor Rex, whose translation MSVSSESGDIPDPTVARLASYLYVLRSFSRRGVLVASSGQLATAAGVNPAILRKDLSYVGANGVRGVGYDVGKLTARISIALHTDTIATVVLAGAGRLGRALLAHTGVGRGFVVAALFDDDPDTIGRRLTADTPVVAALDDIETVCADPSLGSVDIGVVATADEHAQRVADAFSAVGVRQLLNVTPVGLVVDSDVVVRQVDLALELQVLAFTASRGPLGARNADQLRAVADR comes from the coding sequence GTGAGCGTCAGTTCGGAGTCCGGCGACATCCCCGACCCCACCGTCGCCCGTCTCGCGAGTTATCTCTACGTTCTGCGGTCCTTTTCCCGGCGCGGCGTTCTCGTCGCCTCCAGTGGCCAGCTGGCCACCGCTGCGGGTGTGAATCCGGCGATCCTCCGTAAGGATCTGTCCTATGTCGGGGCCAACGGGGTGCGTGGCGTCGGATACGACGTCGGCAAGCTCACCGCCCGCATCTCCATCGCGCTGCACACCGACACCATCGCCACGGTCGTCCTGGCCGGCGCCGGCCGTCTCGGCCGCGCGCTGCTCGCCCACACCGGTGTCGGACGCGGCTTCGTCGTCGCCGCGTTGTTCGACGACGATCCCGACACCATCGGTCGGCGCCTGACCGCCGACACGCCGGTGGTGGCCGCGCTCGACGACATCGAGACCGTGTGCGCCGATCCGTCGCTCGGATCGGTCGACATCGGCGTGGTCGCCACCGCCGATGAGCATGCACAACGCGTCGCCGACGCGTTTTCCGCGGTCGGCGTGCGACAGCTTCTCAACGTGACGCCGGTCGGTCTCGTCGTCGACTCCGATGTCGTCGTCCGTCAGGTTGATCTAGCCTTGGAGTTGCAGGTATTGGCCTTCACGGCGTCGCGCGGCCCCCTCGGCGCGCGCAACGCCGATCAGTTGCGCGCAGTGGCGGACCGGTAG
- a CDS encoding glutamyl-tRNA reductase — protein MSVLLFGVSHRSAPVEVLERIAVSDHDRPKLVDELLGSLAISEAMLVSTCNRVEIYAVVDAFHPALEAVGKVIGDHSGMSVNDLTRHAYVRYSEAAVEHLFTVAAGLDSLVVGEQQILGQIRNAYLDADANRSTGRVLHELAQQALRVGKRVHTETGIDRAGASVVSVALHRAQSLLNSPMTSAVVVGAGAMGGLATAQLAREGVTHLTVVNRTVANAEHLAGNVTANHGIDVDGVGFDDLPAVMAEADVVVACTGSVGSVIGVGDVHSALAARGADADNPLVICDLGLPRNVDPAAARLPGVHVVDIAGLRGHAEAKAAEDDTLAARSIVAGELADYLTAQRQAEVTPTVAALRQRAADVVEAEILRLETKLPGLDDPQRDEVAKAVRRVVDKLLHAPTVRVKQLASTPGGDHYAEALRELFELKPGSAEAVSAPETGLGQTGNLGQTGDSGQTGNPSQAGDARHTGLDSTPNQGER, from the coding sequence GTGAGTGTCTTGTTGTTCGGTGTTTCGCATCGGAGCGCACCCGTGGAGGTGCTCGAGCGGATCGCGGTCTCCGACCACGACCGGCCCAAACTCGTCGACGAACTGCTCGGTTCGCTGGCCATCTCCGAGGCGATGCTCGTCTCCACCTGCAACCGCGTCGAGATCTACGCCGTCGTCGACGCCTTCCACCCCGCGCTCGAGGCCGTCGGCAAGGTGATCGGCGACCACTCGGGCATGAGCGTCAACGACCTCACCCGCCACGCCTACGTCCGCTACTCCGAGGCCGCCGTCGAGCACCTGTTCACCGTCGCGGCCGGTCTCGACTCGCTCGTCGTCGGCGAACAGCAGATCCTCGGCCAGATCCGTAACGCCTACCTCGATGCCGACGCCAACCGCAGCACCGGCCGCGTCCTGCACGAACTGGCCCAGCAGGCGCTGCGGGTGGGCAAGCGCGTGCACACCGAGACCGGTATCGACCGGGCCGGTGCGTCGGTGGTGTCGGTGGCCCTGCACCGTGCCCAGTCGTTGCTCAACAGCCCCATGACCTCGGCGGTCGTCGTCGGCGCCGGGGCGATGGGCGGACTCGCGACCGCGCAACTCGCCCGTGAGGGCGTCACCCACCTGACCGTGGTGAACCGCACCGTGGCCAATGCCGAGCACCTGGCCGGCAATGTCACCGCCAACCACGGCATCGATGTGGACGGCGTCGGGTTCGACGACCTGCCCGCGGTGATGGCCGAGGCCGACGTCGTCGTAGCGTGCACCGGTTCGGTCGGTTCGGTGATCGGGGTCGGTGACGTGCATTCGGCCCTCGCCGCGCGCGGAGCCGACGCCGACAACCCGCTGGTCATCTGCGATCTGGGACTGCCGCGCAACGTCGATCCGGCCGCCGCGCGTCTGCCCGGCGTGCACGTCGTCGACATCGCCGGACTCCGCGGGCACGCCGAGGCCAAGGCCGCCGAGGACGACACCCTCGCCGCCCGCTCGATCGTCGCCGGCGAACTCGCCGACTACCTCACCGCGCAGCGCCAGGCCGAGGTCACCCCGACCGTCGCGGCGCTGCGGCAGCGGGCCGCCGATGTGGTGGAGGCCGAGATCCTGCGCCTGGAGACCAAACTGCCCGGGCTCGACGATCCGCAGCGCGACGAGGTCGCCAAGGCGGTGCGCCGGGTCGTCGACAAGTTGCTGCACGCGCCGACGGTGCGGGTCAAGCAGCTCGCCTCGACGCCCGGTGGCGATCATTACGCCGAGGCGCTGCGGGAGCTGTTCGAGCTCAAGCCGGGCTCGGCCGAGGCCGTCAGTGCCCCCGAGACCGGGCTGGGCCAAACCGGGAACCTGGGCCAGACCGGGGACTCGGGCCAGACCGGGAATCCGAGCCAAGCTGGGGATGCACGTCACACCGGTCTCGATTCCACCCCCAACCAGGGAGAACGTTGA
- the hemC gene encoding hydroxymethylbilane synthase, which yields MSDSQNRAVIRVGTRGSLLARTQTQTIIDALIAAGHPAESVIIKTAGDASAAPVAEIGVGVFTTALRNALHDGRIDVAVHSYKDLPTAPDPGLVIAAVPPREDPRDALVSKGGQVLGELPPGSTIGTSAPRRAAQLKALGLGLEIRPLRGNLDSRLGKVASGELDAVVVARAGLVRIGRADEVTEAFDPVVLLPAPAQGALAVECRSDDAQLVRTLAELDDESTRASVDAERAVLAALEAGCTAPVGAIAEVVESLDDDGRIFVELSLRAAVAAEDGSDVIRASVVGPVDRADQLGRDLAAELLELGAGELVYSP from the coding sequence TTGAGCGATTCGCAGAACCGGGCCGTCATTCGCGTCGGCACCCGGGGGTCGTTGCTGGCCCGCACCCAGACCCAGACGATCATCGACGCCCTCATCGCGGCCGGGCATCCGGCCGAATCGGTGATCATCAAGACCGCGGGTGACGCGTCGGCGGCCCCGGTCGCCGAGATCGGTGTCGGCGTGTTCACCACCGCGTTGCGCAACGCCCTGCACGACGGGCGTATCGACGTCGCCGTGCACTCCTACAAAGATCTGCCCACGGCACCCGATCCGGGGCTGGTCATCGCGGCCGTCCCGCCCCGCGAGGATCCGCGAGATGCCCTGGTCAGCAAGGGGGGGCAGGTACTCGGGGAGCTGCCGCCGGGATCGACGATCGGTACCTCGGCCCCGCGGCGGGCGGCACAGCTTAAAGCATTGGGTCTCGGTTTGGAAATCCGCCCCCTACGAGGCAACCTTGATTCTCGGTTGGGCAAAGTCGCCAGCGGCGAACTCGATGCGGTCGTCGTCGCGCGTGCCGGACTCGTTCGAATCGGAAGGGCCGATGAGGTCACCGAGGCGTTCGACCCGGTGGTCCTGTTGCCGGCACCGGCGCAGGGGGCGCTGGCCGTCGAGTGTCGCTCCGACGATGCCCAACTGGTGAGAACTCTCGCCGAGTTGGACGACGAGTCCACCCGTGCGTCGGTCGACGCCGAACGCGCGGTGCTCGCGGCGCTGGAAGCCGGGTGCACCGCTCCGGTCGGGGCGATCGCCGAGGTGGTCGAGTCGCTCGATGACGACGGGCGCATCTTCGTCGAACTGTCGCTACGGGCGGCGGTGGCGGCCGAGGACGGATCCGATGTGATCCGCGCTTCGGTGGTGGGTCCGGTGGATCGTGCCGACCAACTGGGCAGGGATCTCGCGGCCGAACTGCTGGAACTGGGAGCGGGCGAGCTCGTCTACTCTCCCTAG